TCTTCCTCATGCTCCAAAATCCCTACCAGACCCTTCTACGCCCGCTCGCCCACCATCCCCGCGTCGGTCCGAGCCCTCTGGCTGAAGGCGTGGCGGACAGCCTGCGAGCGGGCCGGCTTCATCGGCAAGCGGGAAGGCGGGATCACGCCCCACGATCTTCGGCACATCGCCGCCACGGACATGCGCCGGGCCGGCATCCCGGAGTCGATCATCATCTAGGTTCGACTCCTTCCCTTCTCCGCCAATCCTCATAACAATGCGATAGCGCAAGCTGAGCAGAGGGCGATTCAAGAAGCCGGA
This genomic stretch from Deltaproteobacteria bacterium harbors:
- a CDS encoding phage integrase family protein, which encodes MPTRPFYARSPTIPASVRALWLKAWRTACERAGFIGKREGGITPHDLRHIAATDMRRAGIPESIII